In Syntrophales bacterium, the following proteins share a genomic window:
- a CDS encoding ATP-binding protein, which produces MMIFINRETELSFLRRAWQEEKSQFVVIYGKRRVGKTALVKEFSRDLPHIYFLADKAPDRDQLAQLSEKVGLHFQDDFLLSRGFGTWHDFFKYLIRDRAPINPELTGALSLINQRKLVLIFDEFPYLIESNPAIPSLFQKSWDEELSQSGVFMILLGSSMGMMETEVLGHKSPLFGRRTGQILVEPLPFTDAKNFFPGLSNDAFMYFYGALGGTPAYLLQFDPADDFRENLRRRILAPEAYLYREPDFILREELREPRNYFSILRAISMGKTRPAEIINETGFEKNMVGKYLSVLTDLKIIRREVPVTEWGFEKSKKGIYLLEDHFFRFWFNYVYPNRSFLEEGQSDYVLDRKIMPSLDRFIAWSFEEVCRSLVRKGLPGGIKCNRVGRWWSKEGEIDIVGLAEDENTAVFGEVKWSVNPVGTDILDDLEKKARLVDWHRGERKEAFVLFSRSGFTANLEKLAKERGDLLLFPTKREL; this is translated from the coding sequence ATGATGATTTTTATCAACAGGGAGACTGAGCTTTCTTTTCTGCGCCGCGCCTGGCAGGAAGAAAAATCGCAATTCGTGGTGATTTACGGAAAAAGGCGTGTCGGCAAGACGGCCCTGGTCAAGGAATTTTCCCGGGACTTGCCCCACATCTATTTCCTCGCCGACAAGGCGCCCGACAGAGACCAGCTTGCCCAGCTCTCCGAGAAAGTCGGCCTCCATTTCCAGGACGACTTTCTTCTCTCGCGCGGGTTTGGAACCTGGCACGATTTCTTCAAATATTTAATTAGGGACAGAGCCCCTATTAATCCCGAATTAACAGGGGCTCTGTCCCTAATTAACCAACGCAAGCTCGTTCTCATCTTCGATGAATTCCCCTATCTGATCGAAAGCAATCCGGCCATTCCGTCCCTGTTTCAAAAGAGTTGGGATGAAGAGTTGAGTCAATCCGGCGTTTTTATGATCCTGCTCGGGTCCAGTATGGGCATGATGGAAACGGAGGTCCTCGGCCACAAATCGCCGCTGTTCGGCAGGCGTACCGGTCAGATTCTCGTTGAGCCGCTCCCTTTTACCGATGCGAAAAACTTTTTCCCGGGTCTGTCCAACGACGCGTTCATGTATTTTTACGGCGCCCTGGGCGGAACACCCGCCTATCTCCTGCAATTCGACCCGGCCGACGATTTCCGCGAGAATCTCCGGCGCCGCATCCTCGCCCCGGAGGCCTATCTCTACCGCGAACCGGACTTCATCCTGCGGGAGGAGCTGCGGGAGCCCCGCAACTACTTTTCCATCCTGCGAGCCATCTCGATGGGGAAAACCCGCCCCGCGGAAATCATTAACGAAACAGGGTTTGAAAAGAACATGGTCGGCAAGTACCTCTCCGTCCTGACCGATCTGAAGATCATCCGACGCGAAGTGCCCGTCACGGAATGGGGCTTCGAGAAAAGCAAAAAGGGCATTTACCTTCTTGAAGATCATTTTTTCCGCTTCTGGTTCAATTACGTCTATCCCAACAGGAGTTTCCTCGAAGAGGGGCAAAGCGATTATGTTCTGGACCGGAAGATCATGCCTTCCCTCGACCGGTTCATTGCGTGGTCCTTCGAGGAGGTCTGCCGCTCCCTGGTTCGCAAAGGGTTGCCGGGGGGGATAAAATGCAATCGGGTGGGGCGGTGGTGGAGCAAGGAGGGCGAAATCGATATTGTAGGACTGGCCGAGGATGAAAATACCGCTGTTTTCGGAGAGGTCAAATGGAGCGTCAACCCGGTCGGCACGGACATCCTGGATGATCTGGAAAAGAAGGCAAGGCTGGTGGATTGGCATAGAGGCGAGCGAAAGGAAGCTTTCGTCCTCTTCAGCCGCTCCGGTTTCACGGCTAACCTGGAAAAACTCGCGAAAGAACGCGGGGATCTGCTGCTCTTCCCGACAAAACGAGAGCTTTGA
- a CDS encoding type II toxin-antitoxin system VapC family toxin: MEILVDSSVILDILTEDGGWFAWSSEKLADCASSNILAVNPIIYAEVSIRFEKVEELDAALPSTYFRRLPLPWEAAFLAGKCFLDYRRKGGQKRSPLPDFYIGAHAEVAGMTLLTRDAARYRTYFPALRIIAPD, encoded by the coding sequence ATGGAGATTCTCGTTGACAGCAGCGTTATCCTGGATATCCTGACGGAGGATGGGGGCTGGTTTGCATGGTCGTCGGAAAAGTTGGCCGATTGCGCAAGCTCCAACATCCTGGCTGTCAATCCCATCATCTATGCTGAAGTTTCGATCAGGTTCGAAAAGGTGGAAGAGCTCGACGCGGCGCTGCCTTCAACTTATTTCCGCCGCCTGCCCCTGCCGTGGGAAGCAGCGTTTCTTGCCGGCAAGTGTTTTCTCGATTATCGTCGCAAAGGCGGGCAAAAAAGGTCGCCGTTACCGGATTTCTATATCGGCGCCCATGCGGAGGTCGCCGGCATGACGCTGCTGACACGTGATGCCGCCCGCTATCGCACCTATTTCCCCGCCTTGCGGATCATTGCACCCGATTAA
- a CDS encoding type II toxin-antitoxin system PemK/MazF family toxin encodes MIIKRGEIYLAALDPVMGREIAKTRPVAVVSNDKNNEFSGTVTILPLTSKKPQSVYPFEVFIAQGIANLPKDSKIKADQIRTLDKKRIIKRIGALDQKGLNAIDEALKIHLALK; translated from the coding sequence ATGATTATTAAACGAGGGGAGATTTATCTGGCCGCCCTTGACCCCGTGATGGGGCGGGAGATCGCCAAAACTCGCCCGGTCGCGGTGGTTTCCAACGATAAGAACAATGAATTTTCCGGGACGGTGACGATTCTTCCCCTGACCTCAAAAAAACCTCAATCGGTCTATCCCTTTGAGGTTTTTATTGCTCAAGGCATTGCCAATTTACCCAAGGACTCCAAAATCAAAGCGGATCAGATTCGCACCCTCGACAAGAAAAGGATCATAAAAAGGATTGGCGCTTTGGATCAGAAGGGTTTGAACGCGATCGACGAGGCCCTGAAAATTCACTTGGCTCTGAAATAA
- a CDS encoding ATP-binding protein: protein MAYIERRISNALGQAAREYPVVTVTGPRQSGKTTLVRHQFSDYAYVNLESPDERRFATEDPRSFLKRYAPPVIFDEIQRAPQLLSYIQVEADRHPQETGRYILTGSQQMEETGRYILTGSQQMDLRAAVSQSLAGRTALLRLLPFSIAELCDAGIILDRDEYLYQGFMPRLYEAELQVTSLYRNYYQTYVERGVRQFAAIRNIIAFETFLRLLAGRVGQVASMSDLANSTGVSSTTLAEWLGILEASFIVFRLPPYYKNFGKRLIKSPKLYFIEPGLVAYLLGIREVGQIATHPLLGGLFENLVVAEALKTRLNKGEEPGLYFFRDNNGLEADLIIENAAGLTPIEIKASRTFSPDFCKAFPHLQKIDKAFGPGLVIYAGDKETEFKGAHVRNFLKIGTEPYFPQIAPHPDPAPGRPHPPARL, encoded by the coding sequence ATGGCTTACATTGAACGAAGAATAAGCAATGCGCTGGGGCAAGCGGCGCGCGAATACCCGGTCGTCACCGTAACGGGGCCGCGCCAGTCCGGAAAGACGACGCTTGTCAGGCATCAGTTCTCCGATTATGCGTATGTCAATCTGGAGTCCCCGGACGAGAGGCGCTTCGCAACGGAGGACCCGCGATCGTTTCTGAAACGGTATGCGCCACCGGTTATCTTCGACGAGATTCAGCGGGCGCCGCAGTTGCTAAGCTACATCCAGGTCGAGGCGGATAGGCATCCGCAAGAGACGGGCCGGTACATTCTCACCGGGAGTCAGCAAATGGAAGAGACGGGCCGGTACATTCTCACCGGGAGTCAGCAAATGGACCTGCGGGCCGCCGTGAGCCAGTCCCTGGCCGGACGAACCGCCCTTTTGCGGCTGCTTCCCTTCTCTATCGCCGAGCTTTGCGACGCCGGAATCATACTCGACAGGGACGAATACCTCTATCAAGGCTTCATGCCCCGGCTTTACGAAGCCGAGCTCCAGGTTACGTCGCTCTATCGGAATTACTATCAGACCTATGTCGAGCGCGGCGTCCGGCAATTCGCGGCCATCCGCAACATCATTGCCTTTGAAACCTTTTTACGGCTTCTGGCGGGAAGGGTGGGGCAGGTGGCGAGCATGAGTGATCTGGCAAATTCCACCGGGGTGAGTTCCACAACGCTGGCCGAATGGCTGGGAATCCTCGAAGCGTCATTCATTGTTTTTCGCCTGCCGCCCTACTACAAGAATTTTGGCAAGCGTCTCATCAAATCGCCGAAGCTCTATTTCATCGAGCCGGGACTTGTTGCCTATCTTCTGGGCATCAGGGAGGTCGGGCAGATTGCCACCCACCCGCTTCTCGGCGGATTGTTCGAAAACCTCGTCGTCGCGGAGGCGCTGAAAACCCGCCTCAACAAGGGGGAAGAACCCGGTCTCTATTTTTTTCGGGACAACAACGGGCTCGAAGCAGACCTCATCATCGAAAACGCCGCGGGGCTTACGCCCATAGAGATCAAGGCGTCGCGGACGTTTTCGCCTGATTTCTGCAAGGCCTTCCCGCACCTGCAAAAGATCGACAAGGCGTTCGGCCCGGGCCTGGTGATCTACGCGGGCGATAAGGAAACAGAGTTCAAGGGCGCGCATGTCCGCAATTTTTTAAAAATAGGGACAGAGCCCTATTTCCCACAAATTGCCCCCCACCCCGACCCTGCCCCCGGAAGGCCACACCCACCGGCCCGTCTTTGA
- a CDS encoding AbrB/MazE/SpoVT family DNA-binding domain-containing protein — MRITSKGQVTIPQNVREQMGFLANTEVEFFVSGNKVFLQKAESDEGRGKDLIACMKGKGTVALRTDEILAMTRE, encoded by the coding sequence ATGCGGATCACATCAAAAGGTCAGGTCACCATTCCTCAGAATGTCCGTGAGCAAATGGGATTTCTGGCGAACACGGAGGTTGAGTTTTTTGTTTCCGGTAACAAGGTGTTTCTTCAGAAAGCCGAGAGTGATGAAGGGCGTGGGAAGGATCTGATTGCCTGCATGAAGGGCAAAGGGACCGTGGCTTTGCGCACAGATGAGATTCTGGCCATGACGAGGGAGTGA